Below is a genomic region from Longimicrobium sp..
CGAGGCGTGCACCTGCCCCAGTCGAACCCCGATCGAAGTTCCCCCCTCTCCCGCGCCGTTTGCGCGGGAGAGGGGGGAGGGGGAACCTACCCCTCCTTCAGCCGCGCTTCCGCCAGTTCCAGCACGTAGCGCTTTCCGGGAAAGCGGATCAGCCGCAGGGCCTCGTCGTACGTGGCCCAGCGGTAGTCCTCGGCTTCGCGCGAAATGACCACGCGTTCTTCCTGGGTTTCCGCCAGGAAGTACACCACCTTCTTCACGATCAGCGTTCGCGCATCGCCCTTTCCCTGCGTAAAGACGTACCGCTCTTCCTCGCGAAAGCCGCGGAACAGCGAGATCTGGGTTTCCCCGATGCCCGCCTCTTCCCACAGCTCGCGAACCGCGGCCTGTTCTTCCGTTTCCCCGGACTCCACTCCGCCCTTGGGAAACTCCCATATGGGACGCCTGGTGAGCGCCGAACGCATCAGCAGGTAGCGCCGCTCGCTTCCCCCGTTCCGGAAGAGCACGACGCCCGCCGCCGTCTGCGAAATTCTTCTCATCCTCCCCTCCGGCGCGTAGAGGCAGGGACGTATTTGCGTGCAATCTGCTACGGACAAAGCGCGCAGGCAACCGGCATGATGGTTGCCCGCGCCGCCGCCCGACGTCCTTGCCTCCCCAGCCGCGCAAACCCGTGATGGACACGCGCTACCGCTCCGCCCCCGAGCCGCCCGAGAAGCCGAATCCCCGCGCCAGCGCCGAAGACGTGCAGCGCGGGCGCAGGCTGCAGGAGCCGCTGCCCGTCACGGCACCGCTCTGGAAGCGCGTGATCCACGAGTTCATGGCCGACGACATCAGCAACCAGGCCGCCAAGGTGGCCTACTACTTCTTCCTTTCGCTTCCGCCCTCGGCCATGGTCATGTTCGGCCTGACGGGCTTCTTCGGCGGGCAGGAAACGGGCGACTGGATGACGCAGCGGCTGACGACCTCCCTCCCCGCCGAGGCGTCGGGCCT
It encodes:
- a CDS encoding bis(5'-nucleosyl)-tetraphosphatase, translated to MRRISQTAAGVVLFRNGGSERRYLLMRSALTRRPIWEFPKGGVESGETEEQAAVRELWEEAGIGETQISLFRGFREEERYVFTQGKGDARTLIVKKVVYFLAETQEERVVISREAEDYRWATYDEALRLIRFPGKRYVLELAEARLKEG